GAGGATTGTTGCGGAACCTGATAGCCGCAACGCTAAAATGATTCACGTGTTTAAAAAGTGTGGGTTTGTTCCGCAAAAGGAACTTAACCTTCCTGATAAACAAGCCCTGTTTTTGATCTGCACAAGAGAAGATTTTGAAAGGAGGCTTACAAGTGGTTTATGACGTGATTGGTGTCGGACTTGGTCCGTTTAATCTGGGTATGGCTGCCCTTATAGATGAAACAGGCGGAATGGACGCTTTGTTTTTTGATCAAAAACCGGAGTTTGCCTGGCATGAAGGATTACTAATCGAAGGAACGACTCTTCAGGTTCCTTTTATGGCGGATGCCGTTACAATGGTGAATCCAGCGAGCAAATACAGCTTTTTGAATTATTTGCATCACCAGAAACGGCTGTACCACTTCTATTTTTTGGAATCGTTCCATATACCCCGCAGAGAATATAACCATTACCTCCAATGGGTTTCAAAGCAGCTGTCATCATGCCGGTTCAGCAAAAGAGTCATTGATGCAGCCGAGCATGCGGATGGCTATGAAGTTAGTGTAGAAGATGTTTTGACAGGACATGTGGAGACTTATTACGCGAAGCATGTGGTTCTGGGAATGGGAAGTGCCCCGAATCTGCCGGAATGGACGGCGGCAGGCAGCCGGAATCTCTATCATTCTTCTGAGTTTTTGCAAAGAAGGAATGAAGCACTGGGAGAGACAGTCACAGTAATTGGCTCAGGGCAAAGTGCAGCAGAGGTTTTCCTTGAGCTTTTAAAAGAGCAGGTAACTGCGGGTTATAAGCTGAATTGGCTAACACGTACAGACGGTTTCTTTCCGATGGAATATTCCAAGCTCGGGCTTGAACATTTTTCACCTGATTACACGGATTATTTTTACCGCTTGCCTCAAAGCCTGAAGGATGAAGTTGTGTCGAAGCAGGATCCACTTTATAAGGGAATAAGCGCAGATACAATTGCAGACATTTACGATCTATTATATGAAAGAACGATCGCCGGACAAAAGCCGGACGTACAGCTCCTTGCCAAAACGGCGGTTAAAGATATCTCAGAATATGGCGGTGGCTTGGAGCTCGACTGTTATCACTGGGAGGAGGGTGAATCGTTTAAGGTTGAAACAGATACTGTTATCGCTGCAACAGGATACAAAACCCTCTGGCCTAAAGCATTCAGCAGCCTAGCTCATTCGATGAAATGGGACGAAGCAGGACGCCCTGTTATTTCGAGAAACTATCAGGTCGAAATGCATGAGCCAAGGGATGAGCACAAGGTGTTTATTCAAAACGGCGAGCTTCATACCCATGGGGTAGGAGCGCCTGATTTGGGGCTTGGTGCTTATCGGAATGCCGTTATCATAAATTCGATTGCCGGTAAAACAATGTTTGAGATTCCGGAAAAAAATGTCTTTCAGCACTTTGGGATCCACCATCTTGCCCGGAAGAAACAAACCGTATAGGAGAGTGAATGAAATGGAAACGAACGTGAAAAAAAGGCACTGGGAAAAAGCAAACAAACGGCTGCTTGCCAAAATGATTGCAGAGTTTTTATATGAAGACATGATTTCTGCAGAGAAAACTGATGGTCTCTATCACCTTTCATTGGACGGCGGGGAGATGTACAGATTCCAGGCAGAAGAACGGCTTATGGACAGTTACTGGATAGACCCTGACTCCATTCAGATAAAAACAGGCGGTGAGTGGGTGAATGCTAAAAGCGCAGTTGCTTTTCTGCTTCAGCTGCAAAAGGAAATCGGTATCAAACCATTTACTGCCGCTTATCTGATTGAAGAATATAAACGGACGCTGCTTGCAGATGCCCATATCTTGGCCAGCCAGGAAAATCAGCGGACTGAGTCCCTTCTTGAAATCGATTATGCCGAGCTTGAAGGGGAAATGACTGGTCATCCATGGATTACATATAACAAAGGAAGAATTGGATTTTCCTATACGGATTACCTGCAGTATGCGCCGGAACAGAAGAAGGAGGTAAAGCTTGACTGGATAGCTGTTTCAAAAGAGAAGGGGAGCTTTCATTCAATTGAAGAAGTACAATATGAAGATTTACTGAAAAGCGAGCTGGGTGATTCTCTTTGGGTAACGTTTCAGAAGGTTCTGCATGGGGAAGGTGTTCAGCCTGAGGATTATTTCTTTATGCCCGTTCATGAATGGCAGTGGAATCATGTATTGGTACCACTCTTTTCAGAAGAGCTGTTTGAAAAGCGCATCGTTTATCTTGGAAAAGGGGAGGATATGTACCTGCCACAGCAATCCATCAGAACGTTCGTGAACATGGAAGATAAGATGAAATATCATGTGAAGCTTCCGATGAGCATTTTGAATACACTCGTTTATCGCGGCCTCCCGTCTGAGCGGGTGGTGCTAGCACCGGAAATCACGCAGCATATTCAAGGAATCCGGAATCGTGACTCATTCTTGCGTGATACATGCAGAGTTGTGCTCCCTGGAGAAATAGCAAGCATGAACTACGCTCATCCAGATTATACAAAGCTGCAAGGGGCTCCATATCAATTCCTTGAAATGCTCGGTGTCATCTGGAGAGAAAGTATTTATTCGTTCCTGGACGAAGGGGAGCAGGCGATAACCCTGGCTGCGCTGTTATATGTTGGGGAGGATGGAAAATCTTATGTGCTTGAACTTGCCAAAAAGGCAGGCCTCAACGCAGAAGAGTGGACAAAACAGCTTTTTGATGTGCTGCTTCCGCCGCTTCTGCACTACTTATATCAATATGGAACCGTTTTTTCACCGCATGGTCAGAATACAGTTGTCATTTTAAAGGACAGCAAACCGCATCGTCTTGCCGTAAAAGATTTTGTAGATGATGTGAACATCAGTGATCAGCCGCTGTCCGAGCTGGAAAACATCTCAGCAGAGTTAAAAAGTGTGCTGAGAAGCGAGGCTCCGGAAGGACTCTGTCAATTTATTTTTACCGGATTGTTCGTATGCCACTTCCGCTATCTCGCAGACATTCTTCATCGGAGCGGGGAACTGGATGAAGCTGTTTTCTGGAACATGCTAAGAGAGACGATTCTTTCTTATCAGGCGCAATTCCCTGAACTGAAAGAACGATTTGAACTATTTGATCTGCTGAGACCATCCTTTAAGAAACTTTGCCTCAACCGGAACCGGATGATTGAATATGGATATGGCGATGGCGATGACCGGCCTCATGCTTCAGAATTTGGAAGAGTAAAAAACCCGCTGGCTGCTGGAAAGCCTGCGGTTGTTTAAAAAAGTTAGGGTGACAGTATTCAAAAGGTGCTGCCACCTTTTTTTGTTGTGCCTAACCTGCAAATCACCCAGAACATCATTGCAGCAATAAAAAGAGGAATATAAGCGATCAGACGGGAACGCTCAACATCTATTTATTTTTGGCCAAAGGTATCGACAACAAGCGGTGCAAGAAAGCCCCCGAGGTTAATCCCCGACCGGCGGTGATTTTTTTATCGTGATATAGTGAACATATATTGTTATTGTAATTGTTTAAACAGTCTGACTATATTATAATGAAAGGGAAGTGGTAAATTGACAATAGAATAAAAAGGAGGGTTACTATGTACGGATCTAAACCATGGCTCACGTCTTATCCTGAGGATATTCCTGCAGAACTGGAATTTCGAAAAGAACCTGTTCAGCAGTATTTAGTAGATGCAGCAAAGAGCTTTCCAGAAAAAACTGCAATCCATTTTATGGGCAGGGAAATGACGTATAAAGAGCTTTACGATGAAGCATTATCCTTTGCCAGCTATCTTCAGCAGATTGGTATTTCAAAAGGTGACCGAGTAGCCATTATGCTTGCCAATACACCACAATCGGTCATAAGTTATTTTGGTATACTAATGGCGGGAGGCATTGTCGTTCAAACAAATCCGTTATATACCGAACGTGAACTTGAATACCAAATGAAAGACTCCGGAGCGAAAGCGATCATCACACTCGACATCCTCTATCCACGCGCTTCTAAGGTGATGCCGCAAACTGATTTGCAGCACATTATTGTAACCGCTATCAAAGACTACTTGCCATTTCCAAAAAATTTAGTTTATCCTTTTGTCCAGAAAAAGCAATATGGAATTGTTGTTAACGTTAAACATGAAGGCAATACCCATTTATTTAAAGAAATCGTTAAAATGAAGCCTAAAAAACTCGTAGAATATGAATTTGATTTTGAAGAGGATGTTGCGCTGCTTCAATATACAGGCGGTACAACTGGTTCTCCAAAAGGGGTAATGCTGACACATAGGAATTTAGTAGCAAACTCCTCCATGTGTACGGCCTGGCTATATAAAGCAAAACCGGGTGAGGAATCAGTCTTAGGGATTGTTCCATTTTTCCATGTCTATGGAATGACAATCGTGATGATTTTATCGGTTATGCAGGCGTATAAAATGATTATATTACCTAAGTTCGATCCATTGACCACCTTAAAGACAATCCAAAAGCAGCGTCCTACTTTGTTTCCAGGTGCGCCAACAATTTATATCGGTCTATTAAATCATCCTGATTTGAAAAAATATGATTTATCTTCGATTGATTCCTGTCTCAGCGGTTCTGCTCCACTCCCTGTTGAGGTCCAGGAGGAGTTTGAGGCAATTACAGGCGGGAAACTCGTTGAAGGATATGGATTAACAGAATCTTCTCCAGTCACACATGCCAATTTCTTATGGGATCGTGAACGGATAAAAGGCAGCATTGGTGTTCCTTGGCCAAATACCGAAGTAAGAATCGTATCAATGGATGATGGTGAGGACATGCCGGTTGGAGAAATAGGAGAAATTATCATTAAAGGTCCTCAAATCATGAAAGGCTATTGGAACCGTCCTGAGGCTACGGAGGAAACGATAAAAGATGGCTGGCTGTATACGGGTGACCTTGGCTATATGGATGATAAAGGGTATTTTTATGTAGTAGATAGAAAGAAGGATATGATTATTGCCGGAGGATATAATATATATCCAAGAGAAATCGAAGAAGTATTATATGAACACCCAGATGTGTTGGAGGCTGTTGCTGCGGGAATTCCAGACCCTTATCGAGGAGAAAACGTTAAAGCATACATTGTCTTAAAAGAAGGATCACAGATTACCTCGGATGACTTAAACCAATATGCTAGAAAATATCTAGCGGCATATAAGGCGCCAAGACTATATGAATTTAGAGAAGAATTACCGAAAACAGCGGTAGGAAAGATACTAAGAAGAACTCTGGTCGAAGAAGAAATGAGAAAAATAGAGGAAGAAAACAAAAAACATGCCTAATCCCTCATTTACTGCACTTCTTTTTTTTGCATAATAAAGCTTGTCCCTGGGCTGGCAGTAAAGTAATATAAAAATGTCCTGTAATTCTTGACAGGAATACAACTAAAATCTATTATAAAAACATGAATGATTATTCATTCATGTTTTTTCTTTTTTAAATTACTAATTGCACTTTCTTCGGGAGGAGGGAGAAATATTATGAAAAAAAATAAACCAAAATACATGCAAATCATTGACGCAGCAGTAATTGCTATTGCAGAGGTAGGGTATCATCAGGCACAGGTTTCAAAAATTGCAAAGCAAGCTGGTGTTGCTGATGGCACGATTTATCTTTATTTTAAAAACAAAGAAGACATTCTCATCTCACTCTTCGAAGAAAAAATGGGAAGCTTTATTGAAAAAATAGATGAAATGATAGCAGGAAAACAGAGCGCGGCGGAGAAGTTATTAATGATGATAGAAGCTCATTTTAAAAACCTTTCTGATGATCATCACATGGCAATCGTAACCCAGCTTGAATTACGACAATCCAATAAAGAATTGCGTTTACGTATAAACAACGTTCTAAAAGGCTATCTACGTGTGATTGATAAAATCATCATAGAAGGAATTGAATCGGGAGAGTTTTCAAGCGACCTCGATGTCCGTCTTGCCAGACAAATGATCTTTGGCACGATGGATGAAACCGTGACAACCTGGGTTTTAAATGAGGAGAAGTACGATTTAATGGCACTCGCTAAACCGGTTCATAAGCTTTTGATTAAAGGCTGCGGGAATCATTAATTTTTGAGTGTTATGAGGAGGAGGGAAACTATTGGAATACTTAAAGTGGTCTAATCAAGACATGATTGCAACGATCACCATCGTGCGTCCACCGGCAAATGCCCTCTCACAAGGACTATTACGGGAATTGTCGGCTGTACTAGACGAAATTGAGCCTAATCGTGATATTAAGGTAATTGTCATTCATGGGGAAGGGCGTTTCTTCTCAGCAGGTGCTGATATTAAAGAATTCACGACCGTTTCATCTTCCGAAGGCTTTGCAAATCTCGGGAAATACGGACAAGATTTGTTTGATCGGATGGAGAAGTTTCCTAAACCTATCATTGCTGCTATTCATGGCGCAGCTCTTGGCGGTGGCTTGGAACTTGCGATGGCATGCCATATCCGTTTGGTAGGAGAAAAGACCAAGCTTGGTCTTCCAGAACTGCAGCTTGGATTAATCCCTGGATTTGCTGGAACACAGCGTCTTCCGAAATATGTTGGAGTTGCACGTGCAGCAGAAATGCTGTTCACGTCTGAGCCAATCACAGGATTGGAAGCGGTTCAATTTGGTCTGGCGAACCATGCGTATCCAGAAAATGAGGTATTAGAACAAGCACTAAAATTAGCTGGTAAGATTACTAAAAAAAGCACAGGTTCATTAAAAGCCACCATTCAATTATTAAATTATGCAAAAAACGAAGAGTTTTACGAAGGCTCTAAAAAGGAAGCAGAGTTGTTCGGAGAAATATTTGTTTCTCCTGATGCGAAAGAAGGCATTCAAGCCTTTATTGAAAAAAGGGAGCCAAATTTTAAAGGTGAATAACTTCTACATAGAAGTTAATGATATTTTTTTATGTTAAATTTTCTTAATCTTTAAAACAGAAAAAATCTTTGCATTAATAGGAGGGAAATCATGAACATTTATGTACTATTAAAAAGAACGTTTGATACGGAAGAAAAGATTACTATTTCCGGCGGAAAAATCAACGAGGATGGTGCTGAATTTATCATCAATCCTTACGATGAATATGCAGTTGAAGAAGCAATTCAGGTCCGCGACGCAAATGGCGGAGAGGTAACTGTTATTTCAGTAGGAACGGAAGAGGCTGAAAAGCAATTACGCACAGCACTTGCTATGGGAGCTGACAAAGCTGTGTTGATCAATACTGAAGAGACGAGCGAAAACGGCGATCAATTCACAACATCTAAAATCATTGCTGAATACCTTAAGGATAAAGAAGCAGATCTTATTATCGGTGGAAATGTAGCGATTGATGGCGGTTCTGGTCAAGTAGGTCCACGTGTGGCTGAATTGTTAAACATTCCTTATGTTACGACCATTACTAAGCTTGAAATCGATGGAACAAATGTAACCGTTACCCGTGACGTTGAAGGGGATTCTGAAATTATCGAAACAAGTCTGCCATTATTGGTAACAGCTCAGCAAGGTTTGAATGAACCTCGTTACCCATCTTTACCAGGTATTATGAAGGCAAAGAAAAAGCCGCTTGATGAACTAGAATTAGATGATTTAGATCTTGAAGAAGATGATGTTGAAGCAAAAACAAAAACA
This genomic stretch from Neobacillus niacini harbors:
- a CDS encoding long-chain-fatty-acid--CoA ligase, whose product is MYGSKPWLTSYPEDIPAELEFRKEPVQQYLVDAAKSFPEKTAIHFMGREMTYKELYDEALSFASYLQQIGISKGDRVAIMLANTPQSVISYFGILMAGGIVVQTNPLYTERELEYQMKDSGAKAIITLDILYPRASKVMPQTDLQHIIVTAIKDYLPFPKNLVYPFVQKKQYGIVVNVKHEGNTHLFKEIVKMKPKKLVEYEFDFEEDVALLQYTGGTTGSPKGVMLTHRNLVANSSMCTAWLYKAKPGEESVLGIVPFFHVYGMTIVMILSVMQAYKMIILPKFDPLTTLKTIQKQRPTLFPGAPTIYIGLLNHPDLKKYDLSSIDSCLSGSAPLPVEVQEEFEAITGGKLVEGYGLTESSPVTHANFLWDRERIKGSIGVPWPNTEVRIVSMDDGEDMPVGEIGEIIIKGPQIMKGYWNRPEATEETIKDGWLYTGDLGYMDDKGYFYVVDRKKDMIIAGGYNIYPREIEEVLYEHPDVLEAVAAGIPDPYRGENVKAYIVLKEGSQITSDDLNQYARKYLAAYKAPRLYEFREELPKTAVGKILRRTLVEEEMRKIEEENKKHA
- a CDS encoding IucA/IucC family protein, producing METNVKKRHWEKANKRLLAKMIAEFLYEDMISAEKTDGLYHLSLDGGEMYRFQAEERLMDSYWIDPDSIQIKTGGEWVNAKSAVAFLLQLQKEIGIKPFTAAYLIEEYKRTLLADAHILASQENQRTESLLEIDYAELEGEMTGHPWITYNKGRIGFSYTDYLQYAPEQKKEVKLDWIAVSKEKGSFHSIEEVQYEDLLKSELGDSLWVTFQKVLHGEGVQPEDYFFMPVHEWQWNHVLVPLFSEELFEKRIVYLGKGEDMYLPQQSIRTFVNMEDKMKYHVKLPMSILNTLVYRGLPSERVVLAPEITQHIQGIRNRDSFLRDTCRVVLPGEIASMNYAHPDYTKLQGAPYQFLEMLGVIWRESIYSFLDEGEQAITLAALLYVGEDGKSYVLELAKKAGLNAEEWTKQLFDVLLPPLLHYLYQYGTVFSPHGQNTVVILKDSKPHRLAVKDFVDDVNISDQPLSELENISAELKSVLRSEAPEGLCQFIFTGLFVCHFRYLADILHRSGELDEAVFWNMLRETILSYQAQFPELKERFELFDLLRPSFKKLCLNRNRMIEYGYGDGDDRPHASEFGRVKNPLAAGKPAVV
- a CDS encoding lysine N(6)-hydroxylase/L-ornithine N(5)-oxygenase family protein produces the protein MAALIDETGGMDALFFDQKPEFAWHEGLLIEGTTLQVPFMADAVTMVNPASKYSFLNYLHHQKRLYHFYFLESFHIPRREYNHYLQWVSKQLSSCRFSKRVIDAAEHADGYEVSVEDVLTGHVETYYAKHVVLGMGSAPNLPEWTAAGSRNLYHSSEFLQRRNEALGETVTVIGSGQSAAEVFLELLKEQVTAGYKLNWLTRTDGFFPMEYSKLGLEHFSPDYTDYFYRLPQSLKDEVVSKQDPLYKGISADTIADIYDLLYERTIAGQKPDVQLLAKTAVKDISEYGGGLELDCYHWEEGESFKVETDTVIAATGYKTLWPKAFSSLAHSMKWDEAGRPVISRNYQVEMHEPRDEHKVFIQNGELHTHGVGAPDLGLGAYRNAVIINSIAGKTMFEIPEKNVFQHFGIHHLARKKQTV
- a CDS encoding electron transfer flavoprotein subunit beta/FixA family protein → MNIYVLLKRTFDTEEKITISGGKINEDGAEFIINPYDEYAVEEAIQVRDANGGEVTVISVGTEEAEKQLRTALAMGADKAVLINTEETSENGDQFTTSKIIAEYLKDKEADLIIGGNVAIDGGSGQVGPRVAELLNIPYVTTITKLEIDGTNVTVTRDVEGDSEIIETSLPLLVTAQQGLNEPRYPSLPGIMKAKKKPLDELELDDLDLEEDDVEAKTKTIEIYLPAKKEAGKVLSGELNDQVKELVHLLHTEAKVV
- a CDS encoding TetR/AcrR family transcriptional regulator, producing the protein MKKNKPKYMQIIDAAVIAIAEVGYHQAQVSKIAKQAGVADGTIYLYFKNKEDILISLFEEKMGSFIEKIDEMIAGKQSAAEKLLMMIEAHFKNLSDDHHMAIVTQLELRQSNKELRLRINNVLKGYLRVIDKIIIEGIESGEFSSDLDVRLARQMIFGTMDETVTTWVLNEEKYDLMALAKPVHKLLIKGCGNH
- a CDS encoding enoyl-CoA hydratase codes for the protein MEYLKWSNQDMIATITIVRPPANALSQGLLRELSAVLDEIEPNRDIKVIVIHGEGRFFSAGADIKEFTTVSSSEGFANLGKYGQDLFDRMEKFPKPIIAAIHGAALGGGLELAMACHIRLVGEKTKLGLPELQLGLIPGFAGTQRLPKYVGVARAAEMLFTSEPITGLEAVQFGLANHAYPENEVLEQALKLAGKITKKSTGSLKATIQLLNYAKNEEFYEGSKKEAELFGEIFVSPDAKEGIQAFIEKREPNFKGE